In Denticeps clupeoides unplaced genomic scaffold, fDenClu1.1, whole genome shotgun sequence, a single genomic region encodes these proteins:
- the LOC114777368 gene encoding transmembrane protein 41A-A-like: MRALCGLLAVLVTATLCLYSLSRFLPPAPAEHGSLKFPSDLEELKEMAALLRVYQEEHTAYVLLLFCGAYLYKQSFAIPGSSLLNILAGALFGPWQGLLLACLLTSVGSTFCFLLSKAFGKQYIVHLFPEKVSMLQRKVEENKNSLFFFLLFIRCFPMSPNWLLNMTAPIVNIPVTFFFFSIFIGLMPYNFICVQTGSMLSDVASLDHLFTWHVLLRLLAVACAALLPGALIGRCSSGRLPTAQLDCTNRRFYS; encoded by the exons ATGCGCGCCCTGTGCGGCCTGCTGGCCGTGCTGGTGACCGCGACGCTGTGTCTCTACTCGCTGTCGCGCTTCCTCCCTCCAGCCCCTGCGGAGCACGGCAG CCTGAAGTTCCCCTCAGACCTGGAGGAGTTGAAGGAGATGGCGGCGCTGCTGCGCGTCTACCAGGAGGAGCACACGGCCTacgtgctgctgctgttctgcGGCGCCTACCTCTACAAGCAGTCCTTCGCCATCCCTGGCTCTTCTCTCCTG AACATCCTTGCCGGGGCGCTTTTTGGACCATGGCAGGGCCTGCTGCTCGCTTGCCTCCTCACTTCTGTTGGTTCCACGTTCTGTTTCCTCCTGTCCAAAGCTTTTGGCAAGCAGTACATTGTGCACCTCTTCCCTGAGAAAGTATCCATGCTTCAGCGGAAG GTGGAGGAGAACAAGAACAGCCTGTTCTTCTTCTTGCTGTTCATCAGATGTTTCCCGATGAGCCCTAACTGGCTGCTGAACATGACCGCTCCTATTGTGAATATTCCGGtcacattcttcttcttctccatcttcatTG GCCTGATGCCGTATAACTTCATCTGTGTCCAGACTGGGTCCATGCTGTCGGACGTGGCATCACTGGACCACCTGTTCACCTGGCACGTGCTGCTGCGGCTGCTTGCCGTCGCCTGCGCAGCGCTGCTTCCCGGCGCCCTGATTGGCCGCTGCAGCTCAGGGCGGCTTCCAACGGCCCAGCTGGACTGCACCAACCGAAGATTTTATTCATGA